One part of the Flavobacterium johnsoniae UW101 genome encodes these proteins:
- a CDS encoding S41 family peptidase, translating to MKKRFFSIFLALCVCISLTAQHKKQTIKLNQLIDNLEIKRGEEHFFKIKLTADTYYALNVQQQGIDLIVSIINKEGKLMAEVDSPNGKNGPEKILFSPDKTDEFEVGIKPLDEKSNSESGKYTIRLQKVPNTLEKIPVKNLLSDFDLLQNAYYETRVGLWYNSRTQFDSICNLQKSKIKAPMNALEFYRILAPVVSFTKEGHCNIKISDETTAFLKQKGTYLPFGIKVLDKKIYVINDYKDFKLKGLVLSKINGEAIENIMAKMLEIEPADGFNMTSKYRWIEGAFSKYYARYFPASKFITLELLNPDNNTKIVYENIPSCTFKEFTKLYEEIKKQVPNYTFSKSSDFSIDPITSTAVITVNTFSLGSYTDKRKGFQLFLEKAFDSISSQKIKHLIIDIRKNEGGEQGMEDHFLSYLTNEEYKKYKYVEIPGFTYSFLEHTNYAGQKEILIEELKEDFYLSTDGRYLNKEGHYIGEKPNIKNFKGDLYILISGLTFSGGSEFAALAKNYTHAKFIGEETGGGYYGNSSGSFLSFTLPNSAVTGRIPLCKFVIEPKADSIPFGRGVLPDYELQPTIKEYLAGYDSEMEYVKTLIRKK from the coding sequence ACCAGCTGATTGACAATCTTGAAATAAAAAGAGGTGAGGAGCATTTTTTTAAAATTAAACTTACCGCAGACACCTATTATGCTCTAAATGTACAGCAGCAGGGAATAGATCTTATAGTTTCGATTATAAACAAAGAAGGGAAACTAATGGCCGAAGTTGACTCTCCAAATGGCAAGAACGGTCCTGAGAAAATTTTGTTTTCTCCTGACAAAACCGATGAATTTGAAGTTGGGATTAAACCTCTTGATGAAAAATCAAATTCAGAGTCTGGAAAATATACAATTCGACTGCAAAAAGTTCCTAATACACTTGAAAAAATCCCGGTTAAAAATCTTCTTTCTGATTTTGATTTACTCCAGAATGCCTATTACGAAACCAGAGTTGGTCTTTGGTACAATTCAAGAACACAATTTGACAGTATCTGTAATCTGCAGAAAAGCAAAATAAAAGCACCTATGAATGCTTTAGAATTTTACAGGATACTTGCTCCGGTGGTTTCGTTTACCAAGGAAGGACACTGCAACATTAAAATTTCTGATGAAACTACAGCTTTTTTAAAGCAAAAGGGAACTTATCTGCCATTTGGAATTAAAGTTTTAGATAAAAAAATATATGTCATAAATGATTATAAAGATTTCAAATTAAAAGGTCTTGTTCTTTCAAAAATAAACGGTGAAGCCATAGAAAATATCATGGCAAAAATGCTGGAAATTGAGCCCGCAGACGGATTTAATATGACGAGTAAATACCGATGGATTGAAGGAGCATTTTCTAAATATTATGCACGTTATTTTCCTGCTTCCAAATTTATTACACTGGAACTTCTAAATCCTGATAACAATACTAAAATAGTTTATGAAAACATTCCTTCCTGCACTTTTAAGGAGTTCACAAAACTATATGAAGAAATTAAAAAGCAGGTTCCTAATTATACATTCAGTAAATCATCTGATTTTTCTATAGATCCAATAACTTCAACAGCAGTTATTACGGTCAACACTTTTAGTTTGGGAAGTTATACTGATAAGCGAAAAGGATTTCAGTTATTTCTGGAAAAAGCCTTTGACAGCATTTCTTCTCAAAAAATAAAACATCTGATTATTGATATCAGAAAAAATGAAGGAGGAGAGCAGGGAATGGAAGATCACTTTTTATCTTACCTGACCAATGAAGAGTATAAAAAATACAAATATGTAGAGATTCCAGGGTTTACCTATTCATTTCTGGAGCATACTAATTATGCAGGTCAAAAAGAAATCCTGATCGAAGAATTAAAGGAGGATTTTTATCTTTCAACTGACGGCAGATACTTAAATAAAGAGGGACATTATATAGGGGAGAAACCGAATATAAAAAACTTTAAAGGAGACCTTTATATTTTAATTTCGGGTCTCACTTTTTCGGGAGGTTCAGAATTTGCCGCACTGGCAAAAAACTATACTCATGCAAAATTCATTGGTGAGGAAACCGGCGGTGGTTATTACGGGAATTCAAGCGGCAGTTTTCTAAGTTTCACTCTTCCTAATTCTGCTGTAACAGGCCGTATTCCCTTATGTAAATTTGTAATAGAACCTAAAGCTGATTCAATTCCCTTTGGGCGCGGCGTTTTGCCTGATTATGAATTACAGCCAACCATCAAGGAGTATCTTGCAGGATATGATAGTGAAATGGAATATGTAAAAACACTGATTAGAAAGAAATAA